A region of Paenimyroides aestuarii DNA encodes the following proteins:
- a CDS encoding DNA methyltransferase, with the protein MKLYQTLEAQLKKENNYVTDNGELKKWVVLNKAQNFDEELIGLLLDNADLKEQFFVNVKGTLVFNQNLFTQFLEQKNYLNDSYTQYKNKVGLTIDGKYLKQRNEVALVWPFKDCVLEGGQSREEDKREEIFFNEILAQDEITQLLEPKVLTNAKRIDKEGEHPLCHSERSEESLFNRNENGTITDNLIIKGNNLLALHTLKEQFAGKVKLIYIDPPYNTGNDGFKYNDSFNHSTWLTFVYNRLKIARELLSNDGSIFISIDDREFAHLKVLADEIFGSDNFLNDVIWNSTKSVTNTALISVSHNHTLIYFKNKKYFIENRTEFRLKEDGEGFENPDNDPRGLWKADPFQVGGWRPNQQYDIINPNTGVVYKPNVGCSWKNDFTKFQELFRENRIIFGVSGEAGPQRKRFLSEALERGKVAKTIWDDIGTTTNGTQHLKALFKNTVFQNPKPESLIERIIQLASKEKDIVLDFHLGSGTTAAVAHKMNRQYIGVEQMDYIETVAVERLKKVIAGKQGGISKSVNWQGGGSFVYLELKKYNQTFIEQIASASSATQLLEIWEQMKAKSFLNYNVDIKKQDEHLEDFKALSLAEQKQHLCELLDKNQLYVNQSSLYDADFACTEEEKKITQDFYQLKK; encoded by the coding sequence ATGAAACTATACCAAACACTTGAAGCCCAACTTAAAAAAGAAAACAACTACGTTACCGATAATGGTGAATTAAAAAAATGGGTAGTTCTGAACAAAGCACAGAATTTTGATGAAGAATTGATTGGTCTATTACTCGATAATGCAGACCTTAAAGAGCAATTTTTTGTAAACGTAAAAGGCACTCTAGTTTTTAACCAAAACCTATTTACTCAATTTTTAGAACAAAAAAACTATCTGAACGACAGTTACACCCAATACAAAAACAAAGTAGGTTTAACTATTGATGGAAAATATTTAAAGCAACGCAATGAAGTAGCTTTGGTTTGGCCGTTTAAAGACTGCGTTTTAGAGGGTGGACAAAGCCGTGAAGAAGACAAGCGCGAAGAAATTTTCTTTAATGAAATTTTAGCACAAGATGAAATCACCCAACTTTTAGAACCAAAAGTTCTAACCAATGCCAAACGCATTGACAAAGAAGGAGAACACCCTCTTTGTCATTCTGAACGAAGTGAAGAATCTCTTTTTAACCGAAACGAAAACGGCACCATAACCGACAACCTTATTATTAAAGGCAACAACCTTTTAGCCTTGCACACGCTGAAAGAACAATTTGCCGGAAAAGTAAAACTGATTTATATTGATCCGCCTTATAATACAGGTAATGATGGATTTAAATATAATGATAGTTTTAATCATTCTACTTGGTTGACATTTGTTTACAATAGACTAAAAATTGCTCGTGAATTATTGAGTAATGATGGAAGTATTTTTATTTCTATTGATGATAGAGAATTTGCACACTTAAAAGTATTAGCCGATGAAATTTTCGGAAGTGACAATTTTCTTAATGATGTAATTTGGAATTCTACAAAATCAGTTACCAATACAGCACTTATTTCAGTTTCTCACAATCATACTTTAATTTATTTTAAAAACAAAAAGTATTTTATTGAAAATAGAACAGAATTTCGTTTGAAAGAAGATGGAGAAGGTTTTGAGAATCCAGACAATGATCCAAGAGGTCTTTGGAAGGCTGATCCTTTTCAGGTGGGTGGTTGGCGACCAAATCAACAATACGATATAATTAATCCAAATACTGGAGTTGTTTATAAACCAAATGTAGGATGTTCTTGGAAAAATGATTTTACGAAATTTCAAGAATTATTTCGAGAAAATAGAATTATTTTTGGTGTATCAGGTGAAGCTGGTCCTCAAAGAAAACGATTTTTAAGTGAAGCTCTTGAAAGAGGAAAAGTTGCCAAAACAATTTGGGATGATATTGGCACAACTACTAATGGAACACAACATTTAAAAGCGCTTTTTAAGAATACCGTATTTCAAAATCCTAAACCAGAATCACTAATCGAAAGAATAATTCAGTTAGCTAGTAAAGAAAAAGACATTGTTCTAGACTTTCATCTTGGTTCTGGTACAACAGCAGCCGTAGCGCATAAAATGAATCGTCAGTACATTGGTGTAGAACAAATGGATTATATAGAAACCGTTGCTGTTGAAAGATTAAAAAAAGTTATAGCTGGTAAACAAGGCGGCATTTCAAAATCTGTCAACTGGCAAGGAGGTGGCTCATTCGTTTACCTCGAACTCAAAAAATACAATCAAACATTTATTGAGCAAATAGCTTCGGCAAGCTCAGCTACCCAGCTTTTAGAAATTTGGGAACAAATGAAAGCCAAAAGTTTCCTCAATTACAATGTGGACATTAAAAAACAAGACGAACATTTAGAAGATTTTAAAGCCCTAAGCCTTGCTGAGCAGAAACAGCATCTTTGCGAATTGTTGGATAAAAACCAATTGTATGTAAACCAATCTTCGCTTTATGATGCAGACTTTGCTTGCACCGAAGAAGAAAAGAAAATAACCCAAGATTTTTATCAATTAAAAAAATAA
- the rlmD gene encoding 23S rRNA (uracil(1939)-C(5))-methyltransferase RlmD, with the protein MARKKTDKIVFENVEVLDAGAKGVSVGKAADGKIIFIPNVVPGDVVDVQTFKKRKAYYEGKAVAFHKLSSQRVEPVCQHFGACGGCKWQNMGYEFQLGYKHQEVENNLKRIGKIELPQFEPILGSKEQFFYRNKMEFSFSNARWLTDDEIKSGEELGKENALGFHIPKMWDKILDIKKCYLQQDPSNAIRNEIRDFANENGLKFFNPRENTGLLRTLRIRTASTGEIMVLIQFFKEDKKKRELLLDFLKNRFPEITSLQYVINGKLNDTIYDQNVICYHGRDYILEEMEGLKFSINAKSFYQTNSDQAYELYKITRDFAGLTGNELVYDLYTGTGTIAQFVSKKAKKVIGVEAVPEAIADAKVNAERNNITNCDFFVGDMKNVFNDAFIKQHGHPDVIITDPPRDGMHKDVVAQILKIAPERVVYVSCNSATQARDLALMDEMYKVVRVRPVDMFPQTHHVENVVLLEKRS; encoded by the coding sequence ATGGCACGAAAAAAAACAGATAAAATCGTATTTGAAAACGTAGAAGTCCTTGATGCAGGTGCAAAAGGCGTTTCCGTGGGCAAAGCTGCCGATGGTAAAATCATTTTTATTCCGAATGTTGTTCCGGGCGATGTGGTGGATGTTCAAACTTTTAAAAAGCGAAAAGCTTATTACGAAGGTAAAGCAGTGGCTTTTCACAAATTATCTTCACAGCGTGTTGAACCTGTTTGTCAACATTTTGGAGCATGTGGTGGTTGCAAATGGCAAAACATGGGCTACGAATTTCAGTTGGGCTACAAACACCAAGAAGTAGAAAATAATTTAAAAAGAATCGGAAAGATTGAACTTCCGCAATTTGAACCAATTTTAGGTTCGAAAGAGCAATTTTTCTACCGCAATAAAATGGAATTTTCTTTTTCTAATGCGCGTTGGTTAACCGATGATGAAATTAAATCGGGCGAAGAATTGGGTAAGGAAAATGCTCTAGGTTTTCATATTCCAAAAATGTGGGATAAAATTCTAGACATTAAAAAATGTTATTTGCAGCAAGATCCTTCGAATGCTATTCGCAATGAAATTCGGGATTTTGCTAATGAAAACGGGTTGAAATTTTTCAATCCGCGCGAAAATACCGGTTTGTTGCGCACATTGAGGATCAGAACGGCATCGACTGGAGAAATCATGGTTTTGATTCAATTTTTTAAAGAAGATAAAAAGAAACGTGAATTGTTGCTTGATTTCTTAAAAAATCGTTTTCCGGAGATTACTTCGCTTCAATATGTGATCAACGGTAAATTGAACGATACCATTTACGATCAAAATGTAATTTGTTACCATGGTCGCGATTATATTTTGGAAGAAATGGAAGGACTGAAATTCAGCATTAACGCTAAATCGTTCTATCAAACCAATTCTGATCAAGCATACGAATTGTATAAAATTACACGCGATTTTGCAGGATTAACAGGCAACGAATTGGTGTATGATTTATATACCGGAACAGGAACTATTGCACAATTTGTATCGAAAAAAGCTAAAAAAGTAATTGGTGTGGAAGCAGTTCCTGAAGCAATTGCCGATGCAAAAGTGAATGCCGAACGCAATAATATTACCAATTGTGATTTTTTTGTGGGCGATATGAAAAATGTCTTTAACGATGCATTTATCAAGCAACACGGGCATCCTGATGTGATTATTACTGATCCGCCGCGCGATGGTATGCACAAAGATGTGGTGGCTCAAATTTTAAAAATTGCTCCGGAACGCGTGGTTTATGTGAGTTGCAATTCGGCAACGCAAGCCAGAGATTTAGCTTTGATGGACGAAATGTATAAAGTGGTTCGTGTGCGACCTGTGGATATGTTTCCGCAAACGCATCACGTGGAAAATGTGGTTTTATTAGAAAAACGATCATAG
- the rocD gene encoding ornithine--oxo-acid transaminase produces the protein MSSLLTSNDAIALEEKYGAHNYHPLPVVLTKGEGVYVWDVEGKKYYDFLSAYSAVNQGHCHPKLVEAINKQAQQLTLTSRAFYNDKLGVYEEKITKLFGFDKVLPMNSGAEAVETAIKLTRKWAYEVKNIQEEEAVIIVCENNFHGRTTTIISFSNDHNARKNYGPYTEGFVRIPYNDINALKAVITNKNVAGFLVEPIQGEAGVFVPDSGYLSAAFELCKQNNVLFIADEVQTGIARTGKMLAVDHENIKPDVLILGKALSGGMYPVSAVLADDAVMNVIKPGQHGSTFGGNPMAAAVAMAALDIVKEEKLAENAEALGNLFREKLNDYIQTSNICSLVRGKGLLNAILINDSEDSDTAWNICLRLRDNGLLAKPTHGNIIRFAPPLVMNEEQLLDCVRIITETLKEFEK, from the coding sequence ATGAGTAGTTTATTAACAAGTAACGATGCAATTGCATTAGAAGAAAAATACGGAGCGCACAATTACCATCCGCTTCCGGTAGTACTTACAAAAGGTGAAGGTGTTTATGTTTGGGATGTAGAAGGAAAAAAATACTACGATTTTTTGTCGGCCTATTCGGCAGTAAACCAAGGGCACTGCCATCCAAAATTGGTGGAAGCAATTAACAAACAAGCACAACAACTTACACTTACTTCACGTGCTTTTTACAACGATAAATTAGGCGTTTACGAAGAAAAAATCACCAAATTATTTGGTTTTGATAAAGTATTGCCAATGAATTCGGGTGCTGAGGCTGTGGAAACAGCAATTAAGTTGACCCGCAAATGGGCTTACGAAGTAAAAAATATACAAGAAGAAGAAGCGGTGATTATTGTATGTGAAAATAATTTTCACGGACGAACAACTACTATTATTTCTTTTTCAAACGATCACAACGCACGTAAAAACTATGGCCCTTATACCGAAGGTTTTGTGCGTATTCCATATAATGATATCAATGCGTTAAAAGCAGTAATCACCAATAAAAACGTAGCAGGATTTTTAGTAGAGCCTATTCAAGGCGAAGCAGGTGTTTTTGTTCCTGATAGTGGTTATTTATCGGCTGCATTTGAATTGTGTAAACAAAACAATGTGCTGTTTATTGCCGATGAAGTGCAAACAGGAATTGCGCGTACAGGAAAAATGTTAGCAGTTGACCATGAAAACATTAAGCCCGATGTGTTGATTTTAGGAAAAGCATTGTCTGGCGGAATGTATCCGGTTTCGGCGGTTTTGGCTGATGATGCAGTTATGAACGTGATTAAACCAGGTCAGCATGGATCTACCTTCGGCGGAAACCCAATGGCAGCAGCTGTTGCAATGGCAGCTTTGGATATTGTGAAAGAAGAAAAGTTAGCAGAAAATGCAGAAGCGTTAGGGAATTTATTCCGTGAAAAATTGAACGATTATATTCAAACATCAAACATTTGTTCATTGGTTCGTGGAAAAGGTTTGCTGAACGCTATTTTAATTAACGACAGTGAAGACAGCGACACCGCTTGGAATATTTGCTTGCGACTACGCGACAACGGATTGCTTGCAAAACCAACTCATGGAAACATTATCCGTTTTGCACCACCATTGGTTATGAACGAAGAACAATTGCTTGATTGCGTTAGAATTATCACAGAAACTTTGAAAGAGTTTGAAAAATAA
- a CDS encoding DEAD/DEAH box helicase family protein produces MAFLHEIFNNPFAKKALAQVQLPNWISDNLKFEQRPYQVEAFKRYIYLDQEDLEEKPKRPYHLLYNMATGSGKTLIMAGLMLHLYQKGYRNFLFFVNSNNIIQKTKDNFLNPQASKYLFNNKIVIDGKEVLIKEIDNFDEADDRNINIKFVSIQMLTSGLLLNVRENGLSFEDFENRKLVLIGDEAHHNNASVWGDLVEKIHRMSFENILLEFTATMDYESKSIVEKYQDKVIFKYDLAEFRNDKYSKEINLIRSLYDEQYRIIQALILNLYRQELATSNNINLKPVILFKAKRTIKESEQNKENFHKLIDDFSVAMVEKIQKTSTVPIVQKAFHFFEAKGISANEIVKRIQTNFRFENCLSANNDAEAEKNQLLLNTLEDENNPIRAVFAVQKLNEGWDVLNLFDIVRLYEERDGKNGKPGKTTLSEAQLIGRGARYYPFALEQGQEKFTRKFDDDISNELKTLEELYYHTKEDSRYISELKKALVDSGIYEDDANLVQLSLFLKPEFKKTDFYRDGHVFFNKKVPKSFDNIKSFADLGATKTNFRHTLSSGVGRMSSAFFELEPTQSNDEVIKTKDVKLTEIPKNTIRFALSKNPFFYFDSLLHYFPNVGSLSNFIESTDFLAGLEITFSGTANRLKEISHFDYLQALNGLLQNIEADIKSNSTVYEGSDYIKEPIYKVFKDKEIKVYRDSERADGQETLVANEPWYVYNANYGTSEEKRFVELFSRRFEGLNQKFENIYLIRNEREIKIFDKLGRAFEPDFLLFCKQRDGEQMTFQVFIEPKGEHLKGHDKWKEDFLKAIRAKEKQITIHTDTYLITAVPFYNYNNENEFNTSLESTLFEV; encoded by the coding sequence ATGGCGTTTCTTCACGAAATATTCAATAATCCTTTTGCAAAAAAAGCCTTAGCACAAGTACAGCTACCAAATTGGATTTCTGATAACTTGAAATTTGAGCAAAGACCTTATCAGGTAGAAGCTTTCAAAAGATATATATATTTAGACCAAGAAGATTTAGAGGAAAAACCAAAAAGACCTTACCATTTGCTTTACAATATGGCAACGGGAAGCGGAAAAACCTTGATAATGGCGGGTTTAATGTTGCATCTTTACCAAAAAGGCTATCGCAATTTTTTGTTTTTTGTAAACAGCAACAATATCATTCAGAAAACCAAAGATAATTTTTTGAATCCTCAGGCTTCAAAATATTTGTTCAATAACAAAATTGTGATTGACGGAAAAGAAGTACTTATCAAAGAGATTGATAATTTTGATGAAGCAGACGACAGAAACATCAATATAAAGTTTGTTTCTATTCAAATGCTTACGTCGGGCTTACTTTTAAATGTTCGAGAAAACGGTTTAAGTTTCGAAGATTTTGAAAATCGAAAGTTAGTATTGATTGGCGACGAAGCACACCATAATAATGCTAGTGTTTGGGGCGATTTAGTTGAAAAAATACACAGAATGAGTTTTGAAAACATTCTCTTGGAATTTACAGCAACAATGGACTATGAAAGTAAATCAATCGTTGAAAAATATCAAGACAAAGTAATTTTTAAATACGACCTTGCCGAGTTTCGTAACGACAAATATTCTAAAGAAATAAACCTTATACGTTCTTTGTATGACGAGCAATACCGAATCATTCAGGCATTGATTTTGAACTTGTATCGTCAGGAATTGGCAACTTCAAACAATATCAATCTAAAGCCAGTAATTCTTTTTAAAGCCAAACGAACCATTAAAGAATCGGAACAAAATAAAGAAAACTTTCACAAGCTTATTGATGATTTTTCAGTTGCAATGGTTGAGAAAATTCAAAAGACTTCTACCGTTCCAATTGTTCAAAAGGCTTTTCATTTCTTTGAAGCTAAAGGTATTTCAGCCAATGAAATTGTTAAGCGTATTCAAACTAATTTCAGATTTGAGAATTGCTTAAGTGCCAACAATGATGCAGAAGCCGAGAAAAACCAACTTTTATTGAATACTTTAGAAGATGAAAACAATCCAATTCGTGCTGTTTTTGCTGTTCAAAAACTGAATGAAGGTTGGGATGTTTTGAATTTATTTGACATTGTTCGGCTCTATGAAGAGCGCGATGGAAAAAACGGAAAGCCAGGAAAAACCACACTTTCAGAAGCTCAGTTAATTGGGCGTGGTGCAAGATATTATCCGTTTGCCTTGGAACAAGGTCAAGAAAAATTCACCCGAAAATTTGATGATGATATTTCCAACGAACTAAAAACATTGGAAGAATTGTATTACCACACTAAAGAAGATAGCCGTTACATTTCGGAATTGAAGAAAGCCCTTGTGGATTCGGGTATTTATGAAGATGATGCAAATTTGGTTCAACTAAGTTTGTTCTTAAAACCAGAATTTAAGAAAACAGATTTTTATAGAGATGGACACGTTTTCTTCAATAAGAAAGTGCCAAAGAGTTTTGACAACATAAAATCGTTTGCCGATTTAGGAGCTACGAAAACCAACTTTCGACACACATTATCTTCGGGAGTTGGCAGAATGTCAAGTGCTTTTTTTGAGCTGGAGCCTACACAATCCAATGATGAAGTAATTAAAACTAAAGATGTAAAGCTGACTGAAATTCCGAAAAACACAATCCGTTTTGCATTAAGTAAAAACCCGTTTTTCTATTTTGATAGTTTATTGCATTACTTTCCAAATGTTGGTTCACTTTCCAATTTCATTGAAAGCACAGACTTTTTAGCAGGGTTAGAAATAACATTTAGCGGAACAGCTAACCGACTCAAAGAAATTAGCCATTTCGACTATTTACAAGCCTTAAACGGACTTTTACAAAACATTGAAGCAGACATAAAGAGCAACTCGACAGTATACGAAGGTTCAGATTATATCAAAGAACCAATTTATAAAGTTTTCAAAGACAAAGAAATTAAGGTTTACAGAGATAGCGAACGAGCAGATGGACAAGAAACATTGGTAGCCAACGAGCCTTGGTATGTTTACAATGCCAACTACGGCACAAGTGAAGAAAAGAGATTTGTAGAACTGTTTTCAAGGCGATTTGAAGGACTTAATCAGAAGTTTGAGAACATTTACCTAATTCGTAACGAAAGAGAAATTAAAATCTTCGACAAACTCGGACGAGCATTTGAACCAGACTTTTTATTGTTCTGCAAACAACGTGACGGAGAACAAATGACTTTTCAGGTTTTCATAGAACCGAAAGGAGAGCATTTAAAAGGACACGACAAATGGAAAGAAGATTTTTTAAAAGCAATTAGAGCAAAAGAAAAACAGATTACCATTCACACAGATACTTATTTAATAACAGCTGTTCCGTTTTACAATTACAACAACGAAAACGAGTTTAACACGTCTTTGGAAAGTACACTTTTTGAAGTGTAA
- a CDS encoding TonB-dependent receptor has product MPKILITLFLLFTTVYLHAQTVCKGTVVSVAKVPISNASVLIKNTEDHILQFGFTNAQGNFSIQTENEGSFVVEVNKMGFEKQQQPITITKDKKEYNLLFTLEESNEVLEDLVIEIDNPIQLRGDTLSYDAKAFSTGREVVVEDLLKNIPGITVEKDGKIKFEDTEIEKVMVDGDDFFNRGYNILTKNMPNKPVDKVQVLRRYSNNKLLKGVEESNKVALNLTIDEEYKDLWFGDISAGYGLATENRYEVSGNLMNFSKKYKNFLTYGLNNVGQDRVGSLESMFYNNYEVESIGNGGQLHQLMGLYGARASRLKDHRTRINNAEHVSLSSIVPITEKLKIKAVGFLGFDENYAFNNNYSITNVGATYFENIENNQFKSHLKSGYVNILATYDVSKTQMLQVSSVYNQGNTNNTNDLTFNGKNTLENLQTNNTFFDQKITYTHKWNDKNVVLLKTRYFTNKLPQFYSINDYLMGDLFAFDAAAMNNDITNNKTFAGIEADFKLKQKNNDLIEFQVGYEHHNQSMNTVFQLFNDAEIVRPEGFQTDSSFTLGDFYAKSGYTWKWNTFKVSGRAEAHQLFNSFSTIQSSKKQHPFYVNPSVNFMWDVTPTHYFNGSYMVFFNNTSFVDVNDTYLLTSSRSFSKGLGQFRLTDSQMANIGYSIRHYLNRYRFSLNFNYSKQSNVLTNRSFIEQNSSLSESVFIKGGDTFGVNFASNFYFRKIKSNLKLESNYTYSTSFNEVNNSGLRKNNFANQRYNMEWRTSFKSPFNFHIGSEWNRSKVKSPDFENSFTNVFNFLDVYYKIGELLDIKAVTEHYYFGNLAANQRNHVFLDFEATYKFKGDKYTLGLRGNNLFNKQNFTTFNVSDIGYSSTSYRLMPRFLLLTAKYRFSL; this is encoded by the coding sequence ATGCCAAAAATACTAATAACCTTATTTTTGCTATTCACAACCGTTTACTTGCACGCACAAACTGTTTGCAAAGGAACGGTTGTTTCTGTGGCTAAAGTGCCCATTTCAAATGCATCGGTTTTAATAAAAAATACCGAAGATCATATTTTGCAGTTTGGTTTTACCAACGCACAAGGAAATTTTAGCATTCAAACCGAAAACGAAGGCAGTTTTGTGGTAGAGGTAAACAAAATGGGTTTTGAAAAGCAACAACAACCCATAACCATTACCAAAGACAAAAAAGAATACAACCTATTGTTTACGTTAGAAGAAAGCAATGAAGTGTTAGAGGATTTGGTCATAGAAATAGATAATCCCATACAATTGCGGGGCGACACGCTTAGCTACGATGCCAAAGCGTTCAGCACCGGCCGTGAAGTGGTAGTAGAAGATTTGCTGAAAAATATTCCGGGCATTACTGTTGAAAAAGACGGTAAAATAAAGTTTGAAGACACCGAAATTGAAAAAGTAATGGTAGATGGCGACGATTTTTTTAATCGGGGATACAATATTCTTACCAAAAATATGCCCAACAAGCCGGTTGATAAAGTACAAGTTTTGCGCCGTTACAGCAACAATAAATTATTAAAAGGGGTAGAAGAAAGTAATAAAGTGGCGCTAAACCTAACCATTGATGAAGAATACAAAGACTTGTGGTTTGGCGATATAAGTGCTGGTTATGGTTTGGCTACAGAAAACCGCTATGAAGTTTCGGGTAACTTGATGAACTTCAGTAAAAAATATAAAAACTTTTTAACCTACGGTTTAAACAATGTGGGCCAAGACCGTGTGGGATCGTTAGAAAGTATGTTTTACAACAATTACGAAGTAGAATCTATTGGTAATGGCGGACAGTTGCATCAGCTAATGGGGCTTTACGGTGCAAGAGCCAGTCGGTTAAAAGACCATCGTACACGGATAAACAATGCCGAACATGTTTCGCTGAGTTCTATTGTACCCATAACCGAAAAGTTAAAAATAAAAGCAGTTGGTTTTCTCGGGTTCGATGAAAACTACGCTTTTAACAACAATTACAGCATTACCAATGTAGGTGCAACCTATTTTGAAAACATCGAAAACAACCAGTTTAAAAGTCATTTAAAAAGCGGTTATGTGAATATTTTAGCAACCTATGATGTTTCTAAAACCCAAATGCTGCAAGTGAGTTCGGTTTATAATCAAGGAAACACCAACAATACCAACGATTTAACATTTAATGGAAAAAACACTTTAGAGAATCTGCAAACTAACAACACCTTTTTCGATCAAAAAATCACCTACACCCATAAATGGAACGATAAAAATGTGGTATTGCTAAAAACCAGGTATTTCACCAACAAATTGCCGCAATTTTACAGCATCAACGATTATTTAATGGGCGATTTGTTTGCGTTTGATGCAGCCGCAATGAACAACGACATCACCAACAATAAAACATTTGCAGGCATTGAAGCCGATTTTAAACTGAAACAAAAAAACAACGATTTAATTGAATTTCAAGTAGGATATGAGCATCACAACCAATCCATGAATACTGTTTTTCAATTGTTTAATGATGCGGAAATTGTTCGTCCAGAAGGATTTCAAACCGATAGTTCGTTTACCTTGGGCGATTTTTATGCAAAAAGCGGATACACTTGGAAATGGAACACTTTTAAAGTTTCGGGTAGGGCAGAAGCACATCAATTGTTCAATAGTTTTTCAACCATTCAATCAAGCAAAAAGCAGCATCCTTTTTATGTGAATCCTTCCGTAAATTTCATGTGGGATGTAACGCCTACGCATTATTTCAACGGATCTTATATGGTGTTTTTCAACAATACTTCGTTTGTTGATGTAAACGATACGTATTTGTTAACATCCTCACGAAGCTTTTCAAAAGGTTTGGGGCAATTCCGCCTTACCGATTCGCAAATGGCAAATATCGGATACAGCATTCGCCACTATTTAAACCGCTATCGTTTTTCGTTAAATTTCAATTACAGCAAACAAAGCAATGTGCTTACCAATCGCAGTTTTATTGAACAAAACAGCTCGCTAAGTGAGAGTGTTTTCATAAAAGGAGGCGATACTTTTGGAGTAAATTTTGCAAGTAATTTTTATTTTAGAAAGATAAAAAGCAACTTAAAACTTGAAAGTAATTACACCTATTCCACATCGTTTAACGAAGTAAACAATTCCGGACTACGCAAAAACAATTTTGCCAATCAGCGTTACAATATGGAATGGCGCACCAGTTTTAAAAGTCCCTTCAATTTTCATATCGGCAGCGAATGGAATCGTTCCAAAGTAAAATCGCCCGATTTTGAAAACAGCTTTACAAACGTTTTCAACTTTTTAGATGTGTATTATAAAATTGGGGAATTATTAGATATTAAAGCAGTAACAGAACATTATTATTTTGGCAATTTAGCGGCTAACCAACGCAACCATGTTTTTCTAGATTTCGAAGCCACTTATAAATTTAAAGGAGATAAATACACCTTGGGTTTGCGAGGAAATAATTTGTTTAACAAGCAAAATTTCACAACTTTCAATGTAAGCGATATTGGTTACAGCAGTACCAGCTATCGTTTAATGCCTCGTTTTTTACTGCTAACTGCAAAATACAGGTTCAGTTTATAA